In Desulfonatronum sp. SC1, one genomic interval encodes:
- a CDS encoding glycosyltransferase: protein MTSTPLRILTVLPLYGGSLPIGRYCVRALRALGHTVECFEAPEFHGAFRALKEQRIAADRLVALENGFLQLVAQTVLAKVEHFEPDLVLALAQAPLSRQALQRLRRDKVPTAMWFVEDYQVFPYWKAFARLYDAFAVIQKEPFFGLLEELDQRNALYLPLAADPDFHRPLDIPRELSAVDQRRYGSDLSFLGAGYPNRLVAFRQFLSLDFKIWGNDWPTHGPLTPLLQRPGERITPEEAVKIFNAAKINLNLHSSVKAEPLVTGGDFVNPRTFELASCQAFQLVDRRGLLAELFTDRELAVFEDMEGLRDAIRHYMAHPEERLAMSRLARERVLREHTYQHRMTTLLEFLQQRLGLGAIRTKGEPGVSAPLPDDSPLAVLSPDLRAQVDALLHDLDLRPTVRFEDLIWTIRQRQGTLSELETALLFLDEWRKQYGGGR, encoded by the coding sequence ATGACCTCAACGCCCCTACGGATACTCACGGTCCTGCCTCTGTACGGTGGGTCCCTGCCCATTGGCCGTTACTGCGTCCGGGCCCTGCGCGCCCTGGGTCATACGGTGGAATGCTTCGAGGCCCCGGAATTTCACGGCGCGTTCCGGGCCCTCAAGGAACAGCGAATTGCCGCGGACCGGCTGGTGGCCCTGGAAAACGGCTTCCTCCAACTCGTGGCCCAGACCGTACTGGCCAAAGTGGAACATTTCGAGCCGGACCTGGTCCTGGCCCTGGCCCAGGCTCCGTTAAGCCGCCAGGCCCTGCAACGTCTGCGCCGGGACAAGGTGCCCACGGCCATGTGGTTCGTGGAGGACTACCAGGTTTTCCCCTACTGGAAAGCCTTTGCCCGGCTCTACGACGCCTTTGCGGTGATCCAGAAGGAGCCGTTTTTCGGGCTGCTGGAAGAGCTGGATCAGCGCAACGCCCTCTACCTGCCCCTGGCCGCGGACCCGGACTTTCACCGCCCCCTGGATATCCCCCGGGAACTGTCCGCCGTGGACCAGCGCCGCTATGGATCGGACCTCTCCTTTCTCGGCGCCGGATACCCCAACCGGCTGGTCGCGTTTCGCCAATTCCTGTCCCTGGACTTCAAAATCTGGGGCAACGACTGGCCCACACACGGCCCCCTGACCCCGCTGCTGCAACGCCCCGGGGAACGGATCACCCCGGAGGAGGCGGTCAAGATCTTCAACGCCGCCAAGATCAACCTGAACCTGCACTCCAGCGTCAAAGCCGAGCCCCTGGTCACGGGCGGCGACTTCGTCAACCCCCGAACCTTCGAGCTGGCCTCCTGCCAGGCCTTTCAACTGGTGGACCGCCGCGGCCTGCTGGCCGAGCTGTTCACGGACCGGGAGCTGGCCGTATTCGAGGACATGGAGGGTTTGCGCGACGCCATCCGCCATTACATGGCCCACCCCGAAGAGCGCCTGGCCATGAGCCGCCTGGCCCGGGAGCGGGTGCTGCGCGAACACACCTACCAGCACCGCATGACGACCCTGCTGGAGTTTCTCCAACAACGCCTCGGCCTGGGCGCAATCCGGACCAAAGGCGAACCCGGCGTTTCCGCCCCGCTCCCGGACGACTCCCCCCTGGCCGTCCTTTCTCCGGACCTGCGCGCCCAGGTGGATGCCCTGCTCCACGACCTGGACCTGCGTCCCACGGTCCGCTTCGAAGACCTGATCTGGACCATCCGCCAACGCCAAGGCACCCTCAGCGAGCTGGAAACCGCCCTGCTGTTTCTGGACGAATGGCGCAAGCAGTATGGTGGGGGGCGTTAG